In Nicotiana tabacum cultivar K326 chromosome 19, ASM71507v2, whole genome shotgun sequence, one DNA window encodes the following:
- the LOC107829821 gene encoding uncharacterized protein LOC107829821, translating into MSEDGRNAAEQPASDPNPCPICLAPVTEESYLDQCFHKFCYNCILRWTKVVTSKQSRAPASVKCPLCKTENFSIIKSYGGRFFQQHYVNENLDNSVFFTKAHKYRLQCYYTNEGGLFDKFNVPRYWKLHKYLQPSPWLISWLRREIQAVTQEEDVDIIVHHILGVIDSFRRNDPKQIKDTPQAKQEEFKIMVSEAARPFLTGRTDRFLNELELFLASSLTIDAFDSVYIQHLGWKIPEKIEEGEVGEPVEQGPLVPYLYFFDEDSDGNE; encoded by the exons ATGTCTGAAGACGGACGAAACGCGGCGGAGCAACCGGCCTCCGACCCAAACCCGTGCCCTATTTGTCTTGCCCCAGTTACTGAAGAGTCCTACTTGGATCAATGTTTCC ACAAATTTTGCTACAATTGCATTCTGCGTTGGACCAAAGTGGTTACAAGCAAGCAGTCTCGTGCACCTGCTTCAGTAAAGTGTCCTTTATGTAAG ACAGAGAATTTTTCTATTATAAAGAGCTACGGTGGAAGGTTTTTTCAACAACATTATGTGAATGAAAACTTGGACAATAG TGTGTTCTTCACAAAAGCTCACAAGTATAGATTGCAGTGCTACTATACTAATGAAG GGGGCTTATTTGACAAATTCAACGTGCCACGTTATTGGAAGTTGCACAAGTATCTGCAGCCTAGTCCTTGGCTTATAAGTTGGTTGAGAAGAGAAATTCAGGCTGTGACTCAG GAAGAAGATGTAGATATTATTGTACATCATATACTTGGTGTGATTGATTCATTTAGAAG AAACGATCCAAAGCAAATAAAAGATACTCCACAAGCAAAGCAAGAAGAGTTCAAGATCATGGTGTCTGAAGCAGCAAGACCTTTCCTAACTGGTCGAACTGATCGATTTCTGAACGAGTTAGAACTGTTTCTAGCTTCATCTTTGACTATTGATGCTTTTGATAGTGTTTATATCCAACATTTGGGTTGGAAAATTCCTGAAAAGATCGAGGAGGGTGAGGTAGGAGAACCAGTTGAACAAGGCCCTTTAGTTCCCTATTTATACTTCTTTGATGAGGATTCTGATGGAAATGAATAG
- the LOC107829820 gene encoding uncharacterized protein LOC107829820 isoform X2: MVKENLLTGGSIFVEKRNHCVIYPANGSMVAKSVERRNKNWFVQTRIASDLIVQIKDKSFHLHKEHPDLTEEERSSICRKMEYHKLSQEARTHAMKNDRLPDNIRTQFILVEQINMTRLLTSAGSSYQRTKSQTIMKVSKGVGKSWMNSSQNEMEVMKQEVEMLKAQVGELKQCRRELQRQTKKSVCC, encoded by the exons ATGGTGAAAGAAAATCTACTAACTGGCGGATCAATATTTGTGGAGAAGAGAAATCACTGTGTCATTTATCCAGCCAATGGCAGTATGGTAGCAAAGTCTGTGGAAAGAAGAAACAAGAACTG GTTTGTCCAGACAAGAATTGCAAGTGATTtgatagtacaaattaaagacaAAAGCTTCCACTTGCATAAG GAACATCCTGACCtaacagaagaagaaagaagCAGCATATGCAGAAAAATGGAGTACCACAAGCTATCACAGGAAGCGCGAACACATGCCATGAAGAATGATAGGCTGCCGGATAATATCAGGACACAATTTATACTTGTTGAACAGATCAATATGACAAGGTTACTAACTTCAGCTGGTTCAAGTTACCAAAGGACTAAGTCACAGACCATAATGAAAGTCAGCAAAGGTGTAGGCAAGAGTTGGATGAATTCCTCCCAAAATGAAATGGAAGTGATGAAACaagaggttgagatgttaaaggCTCAAGTTGGTGAACTGAAGCAATGTAGGAGGGAACTTCAAAGGCAAACCAAGAAATCTGTTTGTTGTTAG
- the LOC107829823 gene encoding NADPH-dependent aldehyde reductase 1, chloroplastic: MASGGQTFPPQKQETQPGKEHAMDPTPHHSSQDYKPANKLRDKVALVTGGDSGIGRAVCHCFALEGATVAFTYVKSQEEKDAQDTLELLRQAKAADAKDPMAVPIDLGFDDNCKKVVDEVVNSYGRIDILVNNAAEQYEATSVEEINEERLERVFRTNIFSYFFVTRHALKHMKEGSSIINTTSVTAYKGNAKLLDYTATKGAIVAFTRGLALQLVERGIRVNGVAPGPIWTPLIPASFTEEESANFGKQVPMKRAGQPIEVAPSYVFLASSPESSYITGQVIHPNGGTIVNG, translated from the exons ATGGCGTCTGGTGGCCAAACATTCCCACCCCAGAAACAGGAAACTCAGCCTGGCAAAGAACATGCCATGGACCCCACTCCTCACCATTCTAGCCAGGATTATAAGCCTGCCAACAAGCTTCGA GACAAGGTAGCGCTGGTGACAGGAGGCGATTCTGGCATAGGACGAGCAGTCTGCCATTGCTTTGCCCTAGAGGGCGCAACCGTGGCCTTCACTTACGTTAAGTCTCAAGAAGAGAAAGATGCGCAAGACACACTTGAATTGCTAAGACAAGCCAAAGCTGCTGATGCAAAGGATCCAATGGCGGTGCCGATTGATTTAGGATTTGATGACAACTGCAAGAAGGTGGTTGATGAGGTTGTGAATTCCTATGGGCGAATTGATATTCTGGTGAACAATGCTGCAGAGCAGTACGAGGCTACCTCTGTTGAGGAGATCAATGAGGAGAGGCTTGAGAGAGTCTTTAGAACTAACATCTTTTCTTACTTCTTTGTCACTAG GCATGCTTTGAAACACATGAAGGAAGGTAGCAGCATAATAAACACAACATCAGTGACTGCATACAAGGGGAATGCCAAGCTTCTTGATTACACAGCTACAAAGGGTGCAATAGTTGCATTTACTAGAGGACTTGCTCTTCAGCTTGTTGAGAGGGGAATACGTGTTAATGGCGTTGCCCCTGGTCCAATTTGGACACCACTGATTCCTGCTTCGTTTACTGAAGAGGAAAGTGCGAATTTTGGGAAACAAGTGCCAATGAAAAGGGCTGGTCAGCCTATAGAGGTGGCCCCTTCGTATGTTTTCCTAGCTTCTAGCCCTGAATCCTCCTATATAACTGGCCAAGTCATCCACCCTAATG GTGGGACCATTGTCAATGGTTAA
- the LOC107829820 gene encoding putative BTB/POZ domain-containing protein At3g08660 isoform X1, with protein MNIDQRLQDQLKTRVAFLLESCSAKDLLVRNSTTLFDVDIVIQVVEAYVSLASNNPNSKMSVVGRLVDDYLALVSRDENLVVRSFYSLVNALPKEARSCDDNLYRSIDMYLKEHPDLTEEERSSICRKMEYHKLSQEARTHAMKNDRLPDNIRTQFILVEQINMTRLLTSAGSSYQRTKSQTIMKVSKGVGKSWMNSSQNEMEVMKQEVEMLKAQVGELKQCRRELQRQTKKSVCC; from the exons ATGAATATTGATCAAAGATTACAAGATCAGCTCAAAACAAGAGTAGCTTTCTTGTTGGAAAGCTGTAGTGCTAAAGACCTTCTAGTAAGGAACAGCACAACTCTTTTCGACGTAGATATTGTTATTCAAGTAGTAGAAGCTTATGTCTCGCTTGCATCAAATAATCCCAACTCAAAAATGTCTGTTGTCGGGAGACTAGTAGACGATTACCTTGCCCTCGTATCAAGGGACGAGAACCTTGTAGTGAGAAGCTTTTACTCTCTTGTAAATGCATTGCCAAAAGAAGCACGATCTTGTGATGACAACCTATATAGGTCGATAGACATGTACCTCAAG GAACATCCTGACCtaacagaagaagaaagaagCAGCATATGCAGAAAAATGGAGTACCACAAGCTATCACAGGAAGCGCGAACACATGCCATGAAGAATGATAGGCTGCCGGATAATATCAGGACACAATTTATACTTGTTGAACAGATCAATATGACAAGGTTACTAACTTCAGCTGGTTCAAGTTACCAAAGGACTAAGTCACAGACCATAATGAAAGTCAGCAAAGGTGTAGGCAAGAGTTGGATGAATTCCTCCCAAAATGAAATGGAAGTGATGAAACaagaggttgagatgttaaaggCTCAAGTTGGTGAACTGAAGCAATGTAGGAGGGAACTTCAAAGGCAAACCAAGAAATCTGTTTGTTGTTAG
- the LOC107829822 gene encoding mevalonate kinase, whose product MEVRARAPGKIILAGEHAVVHGSAAVAASIDLYTYVSLRFPTPADNDETLTLQLKDVSLEFSWPVARIKEAFPNSETQIPPSSCSLETLKLIASLVDEHNIPEAKIGLAAGVTAFLWLFTSIHGCKPAKAVLSSELPLGSGLGSSAAFCVALSAAILALSDSVTMDFSHQGWQVFGENELELVNKWAFEGEKIIHGKPSGIDNTVSTYGNMIKFKSGALTRLKTNMPLKMLITNTKVGRNTKALVASVSERTLRHPTAMASVFTAVDSISSEVAAIIQSPVPDDLAITEKEEKLEELMEMNQGLLQCMGVSHASIETVFRTTLKYKLSSKLTGAGGGGCVLTLLPTLLSGTVVDKVIAELETCGFQCLLAGIGGNGVEILFSGTS is encoded by the exons ATGGAGGTGAGAGCAAGAGCCCCTGGGAAAATAATATTGGCTGGAGAACATGCTGTGGTTCACGGATCAGCTGCCGTTGCCGCCTCCATCGATCTCTATACTTACGTCTCCCTTCGCTTCCCTACTCCTGCTG ATAATGACGAAACATTAACCCTCCAGCTTAAGGATGTGTCATTAGAATTTTCCTGGCCAGTTGCAAGAATTAAAGAGGCTTTTCCAAACTCGGAAACTCAGATTCCACCTTCCTCGTGCTCACTAGAGACTCTTAAATTAATTGCTTCTCTAGTTGATGAGCACAACATTCCTGAGGCAAAGATAGGGCTCGCTGCTGGTGTCACAGCTTTTCTTTGGCTGTTCACCTCAATCCATGG ATGCAAACCAGCAAAAGCAGTGCTCTCTTCTGAGCTTCCACTGGGATCAGGCTTGGGTTCGTCTGCAGCTTTCTGTGTTGCACTCTCTGCGGCCATTCTTGCGTTGTCAGATTCAGTAACTATGGATTTCAGCCACCAAGGTTGGCAAGTATTTGGAGAGAATGAGCTGGAATTGGTGAATAAATGGGCTTTCGAGGGAGAGAAAATAATTCATGGGAAGCCATCTGGTATTGACAACACAGTGAGCACGTATG GAAACATGATCAAGTTTAAGTCAGGCGCTTTGACACGCCTCAAAACAAACATGCCACTTAAAATGCTGATCACTAACACAAAGGTCGGGAGAAATACGAAGGCATTGGTAGCTAGCGTCTCAGAAAGGACCTTGAGGCATCCGACTGCTATGGCTTCTGTTTTTACTGCAGTGGATTCTATCAGTAGTGAAGTGGCTGCAATTATTCAATCACCTGTCCCGGATGATCTAGCCATAACTGAGAAAGAAGAGAAACTGGAAGAGTTGATGGAGATGAACCAAGGATTGCTTCAGTGCATGGGTGTTAGCCATGCTTCTATAGAAACTGTTTTTCGAACAACTCTAAAGTACAAACTATCTTCCAAGTTAACTGGAGCTGGTGGTGGAGGCTGTGTTTTGACATTATTACCAACCC TTCTGTCAGGAACAGTTGTTGATAAAGTGATAGCTGAGTTAGAAACGTGCGGATTCCAGTGCTTGCTTGCTGGAATTGGTGGAAATGGCGTGGAGATTTTATTTAGTGGCACTTCCTGA